In one Thermosipho ferrireducens genomic region, the following are encoded:
- a CDS encoding glycoside hydrolase family 65 protein → MWKIVQDSYDRVKNRNYETIFTLANGYRGFRGYNEFSMFRDKGNYIAGIFDKSTAQVPELVNFPDPLEVNFYLDNTKLSVDDLEFKYFTRTLDMKNSVLITEVEFKISEKKHIRIKAERFVSRNNIHRYGVRYIISGNFEGKLLVENVIDGRTTNGTFDPINRVRHYNIIEKRNMSPGLLMVSKTKDSGITVVEANNLLIFSNNDNVAKNRRYEEFGDYIREIYEVFMMPGKNYICIKYGVTYTSREIEDPVKEALVDLEEFILEGFDIELERHKEIQKKIWEKINVKIEGDELADKALRFNLFHLASCGSEYDAKVSIGAKGLHGEGYKGHVFWDTETFMFPFFLYTQPCIAKNLLMYRYNTLEGARENAFENGYSGAQFPWESAEDGREVTPKWGLDYYGNHVRIWTGDEEYHINSDIAVAIFDYYRATGDEDFMINYGIELLADTAKFWASRVEYNQKFDRYEINRVIGPDEFHEHVNNNVYTNYLAKWHLSKAYEFLKWLEKRSPEKFVKLITGLGISKSDINEWLEISKKIYIPKREDSSLIEQFEGYFKLKDYVITEYDENGMPKWPKGVNLSKLNETKLIKQPDVIMLMLLLQEEFTLEEKRVNYEYYEKRTMHKSSLSPSIYSIMGIKVGDTHNAYKYFMKTVLVDLENNQGNTELGLHAASAGGAWQAAVFGFGGLSVDKNGMLHFDPWLPEHWQSLSYKIFWKGLQMVITVKKEKIIITYGKEIEVFVKGRKVRILPASENVFPLEN, encoded by the coding sequence ATGTGGAAAATAGTTCAGGATAGTTATGATAGGGTAAAGAACAGAAATTATGAGACAATATTTACATTAGCAAATGGTTACAGAGGTTTTCGCGGTTACAATGAGTTTTCGATGTTTAGAGACAAAGGAAATTATATAGCAGGTATATTTGATAAAAGTACAGCTCAGGTTCCTGAACTGGTTAATTTTCCTGATCCTCTGGAAGTTAATTTTTACTTAGATAATACAAAATTAAGTGTTGATGACCTGGAATTTAAGTATTTTACGAGAACACTTGATATGAAAAATTCAGTTCTTATTACTGAGGTTGAATTTAAAATCTCTGAAAAAAAGCATATTAGAATAAAAGCTGAAAGGTTTGTTAGTAGAAATAACATACACCGTTATGGTGTGAGGTATATAATTTCTGGAAACTTTGAGGGGAAATTGCTGGTAGAGAATGTTATTGATGGTCGTACGACTAACGGAACTTTTGATCCTATAAATAGAGTAAGACATTACAATATAATTGAAAAAAGAAATATGTCACCAGGTTTACTGATGGTTTCAAAAACAAAGGACTCAGGAATAACTGTGGTAGAAGCGAATAATTTATTGATTTTTTCTAATAATGACAATGTTGCAAAGAACAGAAGATATGAGGAATTTGGAGACTATATAAGGGAGATTTATGAAGTTTTTATGATGCCTGGTAAAAATTATATATGTATTAAGTACGGAGTAACTTATACAAGCAGGGAAATAGAGGATCCTGTAAAAGAAGCTTTAGTTGATTTGGAGGAATTTATTTTAGAGGGCTTTGATATAGAATTGGAACGCCATAAAGAAATTCAGAAAAAAATATGGGAAAAGATAAATGTGAAAATAGAAGGTGACGAATTAGCTGATAAAGCATTGAGATTTAATTTATTTCACCTTGCATCATGTGGTAGTGAGTATGATGCAAAGGTAAGTATAGGTGCTAAAGGATTACACGGTGAAGGTTATAAAGGTCATGTGTTCTGGGATACTGAAACTTTTATGTTTCCATTTTTCCTTTATACTCAACCGTGTATAGCTAAAAATTTGTTGATGTATAGATACAATACCTTAGAAGGAGCAAGGGAAAATGCTTTTGAAAATGGATACAGTGGGGCACAATTTCCGTGGGAATCAGCAGAGGATGGTAGAGAAGTTACTCCAAAATGGGGATTGGATTATTATGGTAATCATGTGAGAATATGGACAGGAGATGAAGAGTACCATATAAATTCAGATATAGCGGTGGCGATATTCGATTATTATAGAGCTACCGGTGATGAAGATTTTATGATAAATTACGGTATAGAGCTTTTAGCGGATACGGCTAAATTCTGGGCTTCTCGTGTAGAATACAATCAAAAGTTTGACAGGTATGAAATAAACAGGGTAATAGGTCCAGACGAATTCCACGAACATGTTAATAACAATGTTTATACAAATTACCTTGCAAAATGGCATCTTAGTAAAGCTTATGAGTTTCTCAAATGGCTTGAGAAACGTTCCCCTGAAAAATTTGTAAAACTTATTACTGGATTAGGTATTTCAAAATCCGACATTAATGAATGGCTGGAAATTTCTAAGAAAATATACATTCCGAAAAGAGAAGATAGTAGTCTTATAGAACAATTTGAAGGGTACTTTAAATTGAAAGATTATGTAATCACAGAGTATGATGAAAATGGAATGCCAAAATGGCCAAAAGGTGTAAATCTTTCAAAGTTGAATGAAACAAAATTAATAAAACAACCCGATGTGATTATGTTAATGCTTCTTTTGCAGGAGGAATTTACTCTTGAAGAAAAAAGGGTGAATTATGAATATTACGAGAAACGAACTATGCATAAATCATCCCTGAGTCCATCCATTTATTCGATTATGGGGATCAAAGTAGGAGATACACACAATGCATACAAATATTTTATGAAAACGGTACTTGTTGATCTTGAAAATAACCAGGGAAACACAGAGCTTGGATTACATGCAGCTTCAGCAGGTGGAGCGTGGCAGGCGGCGGTGTTTGGTTTTGGAGGATTGAGTGTGGATAAAAATGGAATGTTGCATTTTGATCCGTGGTTACCAGAGCATTGGCAGAGCTTAAGTTATAAAATATTCTGGAAAGGATTGCAGATGGTAATAACAGTTAAAAAGGAAAAAATTATTATTACATATGGAAAAGAAATAGAGGTTTTCGTAAAAGGACGAAAGGTGAGGATTTTACCCGCTTCTGAAAATGTTTTTCCACTGGAAAATTAA
- a CDS encoding transposase, producing MRRRNIKKIFKLIQKFYKNILPQLPQKSTNRGRPRKYSDVLILSLAVLKELLGLSFRETLEIGTMYFNKVPSLRDFHYRVLQLEEIIKHLINFIHNTLQCEIESIIVDGTGIGFKKHTTLNWMRGTYVRQIKNHVRCEVVLTKGKYKLFQYVEVGKAYSSEIKLLKKLLKKIELKGKKFIADKLYDVKWLREYLKKRGIKEVIKIRKRAIGRKEVDYEEYKERNEIEGLFGNIKTKLGGYVYAYREDMARIQALIKFLLYNLYVAYIFLFTQLWNDITNFIENHIKIYKFYIIPCKIR from the coding sequence ATGAGAAGAAGAAACATAAAGAAGATATTCAAACTTATCCAAAAATTCTACAAAAATATTTTACCACAACTTCCCCAAAAATCTACCAATAGGGGGAGGCCTAGGAAATATTCAGATGTATTAATACTTTCATTAGCAGTTCTTAAAGAACTGTTGGGACTTTCATTCAGAGAGACATTAGAAATAGGTACAATGTACTTTAACAAAGTTCCATCACTCAGGGACTTTCATTACAGGGTTCTTCAATTAGAAGAGATTATAAAACATCTTATAAACTTCATACACAACACACTTCAGTGTGAGATAGAGAGTATTATAGTAGACGGTACAGGAATAGGGTTTAAGAAACATACTACCTTGAACTGGATGAGAGGTACATATGTACGACAGATAAAGAACCACGTTAGATGTGAAGTAGTGTTAACAAAAGGAAAATACAAACTTTTTCAGTATGTGGAAGTGGGAAAAGCTTATTCAAGTGAAATAAAACTTCTAAAAAAACTATTGAAAAAGATAGAACTCAAGGGAAAGAAATTCATAGCAGACAAGCTGTACGATGTTAAATGGTTGAGGGAGTATCTGAAAAAAAGAGGAATAAAAGAGGTAATAAAAATAAGAAAAAGAGCAATAGGCAGGAAAGAAGTAGATTATGAAGAATACAAAGAAAGGAACGAAATAGAAGGACTATTTGGAAACATAAAAACAAAGCTTGGGGGATATGTATACGCCTACAGAGAGGACATGGCAAGGATACAGGCACTAATAAAGTTTTTATTGTACAACCTGTATGTGGCATATATTTTTCTTTTTACACAGTTGTGGAATGATATTACAAATTTCATAGAAAATCATATAAAAATATACAAATTTTATATAATTCCATGTAAAATTAGATAA
- a CDS encoding GGDEF domain-containing protein produces the protein MNNLLKKEDFYLIALGSSLISGVVIILFGKNISKKQYKRAYLYFGISILLISIYLFDYQFRLTSGNVVMFLTLKKIFLLSSYFSLFLYLMGIEQYVLGFFKSKWLNFAIFPIAFLIATSPNFSYYVRFSQIGNLFVLFLIIYTLIVIFAYKVERLYFSFTFLALCVAETIFGLLFDTFTEYDFLLGYGLITVFLGLSIKLTLDYKNIILENQYFYEKSLTDPLTGAYNREIFNSLNPAGYFVLIDLDKFKEYNDKFGHKKGDELLKGFVSFIKGRIRQEDLIIRIGGDEFVIITNAHEPEKFIERLRRDVYKELGIGFSYGMSIFNNFSKAYKVADKKLYNMKKNKSKL, from the coding sequence TTGAACAATTTGCTAAAAAAAGAAGATTTTTATCTTATTGCACTTGGTAGCTCTTTGATCTCTGGAGTTGTTATTATATTATTTGGAAAGAATATTTCAAAAAAGCAATATAAAAGGGCTTATTTGTATTTTGGTATTTCTATTTTGCTTATATCAATATATCTTTTTGACTATCAGTTTAGATTAACTTCCGGGAATGTGGTGATGTTTTTAACTTTGAAAAAAATTTTCCTTTTGTCGAGTTATTTTTCTCTGTTTTTATATCTTATGGGAATTGAACAGTATGTTCTTGGATTTTTTAAATCAAAATGGCTTAATTTTGCAATTTTTCCAATCGCTTTTTTAATAGCAACTTCTCCAAACTTTTCTTATTATGTTAGGTTTTCTCAGATTGGTAATCTTTTTGTGTTATTTCTTATAATTTATACGTTGATAGTAATTTTTGCATATAAAGTTGAACGACTTTACTTTTCGTTCACATTTTTAGCTCTTTGTGTCGCTGAAACGATTTTTGGTCTTTTATTTGACACTTTTACAGAGTACGATTTTTTGCTTGGTTATGGATTAATTACAGTATTTTTAGGTCTCTCTATAAAACTTACTCTTGATTATAAAAATATAATCCTTGAAAATCAGTATTTTTATGAAAAGTCTCTTACTGATCCTTTGACTGGAGCCTATAACAGGGAGATTTTTAACAGTTTGAACCCCGCCGGTTATTTTGTTTTAATTGATCTTGACAAATTTAAAGAATATAACGATAAGTTTGGGCATAAAAAGGGAGATGAGTTGCTAAAAGGATTTGTTAGTTTTATAAAAGGAAGAATAAGACAGGAGGATCTTATTATAAGGATAGGTGGAGATGAATTTGTTATAATTACCAACGCACATGAGCCTGAGAAATTTATTGAAAGATTGAGAAGGGATGTTTATAAAGAACTTGGGATTGGTTTTTCATATGGAATGTCAATATTTAATAACTTTTCAAAGGCGTACAAAGTAGCTGATAAAAAGTTGTATAACATGAAAAAGAATAAAAGTAAGCTGTAG
- a CDS encoding NAD(P)/FAD-dependent oxidoreductase — protein sequence MKIYIIGAGISGSLIARELSKYEVEVHLIEKNPDVGWGVTKANSAIIHGGYDDPPGTVRAQFSSIGNKMYDQLSKELDFDFKRIGSYVVAFNENEVLYLKELKERGRKNGVTNLEIVDVKELKTKEPNINENAIAALWCPDAGITEPWEVAIAAIENARKNGLILHLSEKVVDIVVEKGKVKRLVTNKGEYKADIVINAAGLFADEIARMAGAEGFKIYPRKGEYILLDKKLNGLVNSVIFPTPTKTSKGVLVLPTVDGGILIGPNAVDLPVEEKSNLSTTKEGLTEIYGRAKHLVPGIDLSYTIKTFSGLRPENNRKDFIIGATKIWGFINVAGIRSPGLTAAPAFAKYIVEKIFPENLKVNLVKKKEFNPYRKRIPNMSYFNLEKWDKLVKKDPKYGKLVCFCNNVTEGEIVEAIKRGARTVDGVKFRTRASFGRCQGGFCGLKIIEILARELGISVEEVKQNYRNSWIIDGKVRI from the coding sequence ATGAAAATTTATATCATAGGTGCGGGTATTTCCGGGAGTCTTATTGCCCGGGAATTATCGAAATATGAAGTGGAAGTACATCTTATTGAAAAAAATCCTGATGTAGGTTGGGGTGTAACAAAGGCAAATTCTGCAATCATTCATGGAGGATACGATGATCCTCCAGGAACTGTGAGAGCGCAGTTTTCATCAATTGGGAATAAAATGTATGATCAACTTTCTAAGGAGCTGGACTTTGATTTTAAAAGAATAGGTTCATACGTAGTGGCATTTAATGAAAATGAAGTTTTATATTTGAAGGAGTTAAAAGAGCGTGGAAGAAAAAATGGTGTTACTAATCTTGAAATTGTAGATGTAAAAGAGTTAAAGACTAAAGAACCTAATATTAATGAAAATGCTATTGCGGCTCTTTGGTGTCCAGACGCTGGCATAACAGAACCATGGGAAGTAGCTATTGCTGCGATAGAAAATGCCAGAAAAAACGGATTGATTCTTCATTTGTCTGAAAAGGTAGTTGATATAGTGGTAGAAAAGGGGAAAGTAAAGAGATTGGTAACTAATAAAGGAGAGTACAAGGCAGACATAGTAATAAATGCAGCAGGTTTGTTTGCAGATGAAATAGCCAGAATGGCAGGTGCAGAAGGCTTCAAAATATATCCAAGAAAGGGAGAATATATTTTACTTGACAAAAAGTTAAATGGATTGGTTAATTCAGTAATATTCCCTACTCCAACAAAGACTTCAAAAGGTGTTCTTGTTCTGCCAACGGTAGATGGAGGTATTCTGATAGGGCCTAACGCTGTTGATCTTCCAGTGGAAGAAAAGTCAAATCTTAGTACAACAAAAGAAGGCTTAACTGAGATTTATGGTAGGGCTAAACATCTTGTGCCTGGTATAGATCTTTCTTATACAATAAAAACATTTTCAGGTTTACGCCCGGAAAATAATAGAAAAGATTTCATTATAGGAGCCACAAAAATCTGGGGATTTATAAATGTTGCCGGGATAAGATCCCCTGGGCTTACAGCAGCTCCTGCTTTTGCTAAGTACATAGTTGAAAAAATCTTTCCAGAAAATTTGAAAGTAAATCTTGTGAAAAAGAAAGAATTTAATCCGTATAGAAAAAGAATTCCAAACATGAGTTATTTCAATTTAGAAAAGTGGGATAAGTTGGTAAAGAAAGATCCTAAGTACGGTAAATTAGTATGTTTTTGTAATAATGTTACAGAAGGTGAAATTGTTGAAGCTATAAAAAGAGGAGCACGTACAGTTGATGGTGTTAAATTCAGAACGAGAGCCTCTTTTGGAAGGTGTCAGGGTGGTTTTTGTGGATTAAAAATAATAGAAATTCTGGCAAGAGAATTGGGAATATCTGTGGAAGAGGTAAAGCAAAATTATAGAAACTCATGGATTATAGATGGCAAGGTGAGAATATGA
- a CDS encoding NAD(P)/FAD-dependent oxidoreductase codes for MRKEKVDVLVIGGGAAGLAAAIESANHGVKTILLERERKTGGVLNQCIHNGFGLHVFKQELTGPEFMELLWEELSKTSAIVKSDSTVLKIAPESKEVTVLSREGVVIYQVKSLIVSTGARERSLNNLGIPGARVAGVFTAGVVQKMVNIYNRLPGHNVLIVGSGDIGLIMARRLKIEGMNVVGVVEIMPEPGGLIRNVVQCLEDFDIPLWLSHTVTEIHGTGRLEGVTVAKVDGELKPILGTEKFLKVDTLVTSVGLIPQNGLIENFVEMDPINRGPVIDDLMRTSVEWIFAAGNNVAVHDLVDFVYEEGKIAGKYAALYALGEKLPGVKYNFKRGNNVGVMLPHRVTGEIPFKMYIRSKKILKSCEVKFNGKRFRIFNWKIRPSEMLDLHLNKFDAFSETTNVEVNELE; via the coding sequence ATGAGAAAAGAAAAAGTAGATGTTTTGGTGATAGGTGGAGGCGCAGCTGGACTTGCTGCAGCTATTGAATCTGCAAATCATGGAGTTAAAACAATTTTACTTGAAAGGGAAAGAAAAACAGGAGGAGTGTTAAATCAATGTATTCATAACGGCTTTGGCCTTCATGTGTTTAAGCAGGAACTTACTGGACCAGAATTTATGGAATTACTCTGGGAGGAACTTTCTAAAACATCTGCTATTGTAAAAAGTGATAGCACTGTATTAAAAATAGCACCGGAAAGTAAAGAGGTTACAGTACTATCCCGGGAAGGGGTGGTTATTTATCAGGTAAAATCTCTTATAGTTTCTACAGGCGCCCGCGAAAGATCGTTAAATAATTTGGGAATACCAGGTGCTCGTGTGGCAGGGGTATTTACTGCAGGTGTTGTTCAAAAAATGGTGAATATTTACAATAGATTACCAGGCCATAATGTATTGATAGTCGGTTCAGGAGATATAGGATTAATAATGGCGCGAAGATTAAAAATTGAGGGAATGAACGTTGTTGGTGTCGTGGAAATTATGCCAGAGCCTGGTGGTTTGATAAGAAATGTTGTTCAGTGTCTTGAAGATTTTGATATTCCTTTGTGGCTGAGTCATACTGTAACAGAAATTCACGGAACTGGCAGATTGGAAGGAGTTACTGTGGCAAAAGTTGATGGGGAACTTAAACCAATTCTTGGAACGGAAAAATTTTTAAAAGTTGATACCCTTGTAACTTCTGTAGGTCTTATTCCACAAAATGGACTTATTGAGAACTTTGTAGAAATGGATCCAATCAATCGTGGCCCTGTAATTGATGATCTTATGAGAACAAGTGTAGAATGGATTTTTGCTGCCGGAAATAACGTTGCAGTTCATGATTTAGTTGATTTTGTTTATGAAGAAGGAAAAATTGCCGGGAAATATGCTGCACTTTATGCTCTTGGAGAAAAATTACCCGGGGTGAAGTATAACTTTAAACGCGGTAATAATGTGGGAGTTATGCTGCCTCACAGGGTTACCGGCGAAATTCCATTTAAAATGTACATAAGGTCTAAAAAGATTTTGAAAAGTTGTGAAGTAAAATTCAACGGAAAGAGGTTCAGAATATTTAATTGGAAAATTAGACCAAGTGAAATGTTAGACTTACATTTGAATAAATTTGATGCTTTCTCGGAGACAACGAATGTGGAGGTGAATGAACTTGAGTAA
- a CDS encoding DUF1667 domain-containing protein, which yields MSKKKMICIMCPIGCELTVSKQGEKITVEGNRCLRGREYGINEMVNPRRVLTMSVKVENGEMDLVSVRTDAPIPKKLIYDIIEYIKKLKVKAPVKRGEIIVKNIFNTGVNLIATRTVEKTKMGGEDEIRTCTGSGNDKLSGNCV from the coding sequence TTGAGTAAAAAAAAGATGATATGTATAATGTGTCCTATAGGTTGTGAATTAACTGTTTCAAAACAAGGAGAAAAAATAACGGTAGAAGGTAATAGATGTTTGAGAGGTAGAGAATATGGAATTAATGAAATGGTAAATCCCAGAAGGGTTTTAACCATGAGTGTTAAAGTTGAAAATGGGGAAATGGACCTTGTATCTGTTAGAACTGATGCACCAATTCCTAAGAAACTTATTTATGATATTATAGAATATATAAAGAAACTTAAAGTTAAAGCTCCAGTAAAAAGGGGAGAGATTATTGTAAAAAATATTTTTAACACAGGTGTTAATTTAATTGCTACAAGAACTGTTGAAAAAACAAAGATGGGGGGAGAAGATGAAATACGTACTTGCACTGGATCAGGGAACGACAAGCTCTCGGGCAATTGTGTTTGA
- the glpK gene encoding glycerol kinase GlpK, which yields MKYVLALDQGTTSSRAIVFDRNGKCVDLLNQEFKQIYPRPGWVEHDPMDILNSQLYVAKRLIERVGVENIAAIGITNQRETTILWDKRTGKPVYNAIVWQCRRTAEMCDRLKEAGYEKIIREKTGLVIDAYFSATKIKWIFENVHGVYEEAKKGNILFGTVDSWLIWNLTGGKVHVIDYTNASRTMLFNIKTLTWDEELLEIFGIPRSILPTPVPSSYVYGTTEFFGKEIPVSGDAGDQQASLFGQICYTPGMVKNTYGTGCFLLMNTGNIPYFSESGLITTIAWGMDNEITYALEGSIFIAGAAIQWLRDNLGLINDASETEQIAFSVPDSGGLYFVPAMVGLGAPYWDMYARGLMIGITRGTTKEHIVRAVLESIAYQTRDVLDVMRSETNIELKTLRVDGGASNNNFLMQFQADILGVPVERPKVTETTALGAAYLAGLGVGFWNDKEEIAWELDKRFEPGIDSNLRDRMYNNWKRAVKRSMSWVDGE from the coding sequence ATGAAATACGTACTTGCACTGGATCAGGGAACGACAAGCTCTCGGGCAATTGTGTTTGATAGGAATGGGAAATGCGTTGACCTGTTGAATCAGGAGTTTAAACAGATATACCCACGTCCTGGCTGGGTGGAACATGATCCGATGGATATTTTGAATTCCCAGCTATATGTGGCAAAAAGGCTTATAGAAAGGGTTGGCGTAGAAAATATAGCTGCTATTGGCATAACGAACCAGCGTGAGACTACTATACTCTGGGATAAACGAACAGGCAAACCGGTATACAATGCAATTGTCTGGCAGTGTAGAAGAACAGCTGAAATGTGTGATAGGTTGAAAGAAGCGGGCTATGAGAAAATTATAAGAGAAAAAACAGGGCTTGTAATTGACGCATATTTTTCTGCTACTAAAATAAAATGGATTTTTGAGAATGTACATGGTGTTTATGAAGAGGCTAAGAAGGGTAATATTTTGTTTGGCACAGTTGACAGCTGGCTTATTTGGAATTTAACTGGTGGGAAAGTTCATGTAATAGATTATACAAATGCATCGAGAACAATGCTTTTCAATATAAAAACACTTACATGGGATGAAGAACTTCTTGAGATTTTTGGAATACCACGTTCAATATTGCCAACTCCTGTACCATCAAGTTATGTGTATGGGACAACTGAATTTTTTGGTAAAGAGATTCCTGTTTCAGGTGATGCTGGAGATCAACAGGCATCACTTTTCGGACAAATTTGTTATACTCCTGGAATGGTGAAAAACACGTATGGAACAGGTTGTTTTTTACTTATGAATACAGGAAATATTCCATACTTTTCCGAATCTGGGCTAATTACAACTATTGCGTGGGGTATGGATAATGAAATTACTTATGCATTGGAAGGTAGTATATTTATTGCTGGTGCAGCAATCCAGTGGTTGAGGGATAATCTTGGGTTAATAAACGATGCTTCGGAAACAGAGCAAATAGCGTTTTCAGTTCCTGATTCTGGTGGATTATACTTTGTTCCTGCTATGGTTGGACTTGGCGCACCATATTGGGATATGTATGCAAGGGGGCTCATGATAGGAATTACAAGGGGAACGACAAAAGAACATATTGTGAGAGCAGTACTTGAATCTATTGCATATCAAACAAGAGATGTTCTTGATGTTATGAGAAGTGAAACTAATATAGAATTGAAAACCTTGAGAGTTGACGGTGGGGCATCCAACAATAACTTTTTAATGCAATTTCAGGCAGACATTTTAGGTGTTCCTGTTGAGAGGCCAAAAGTTACTGAAACTACAGCACTTGGCGCGGCATATCTTGCAGGGCTTGGAGTTGGTTTCTGGAATGATAAAGAAGAAATAGCCTGGGAACTTGATAAAAGATTTGAACCAGGAATTGATTCTAATCTCAGGGATAGAATGTATAATAATTGGAAACGAGCTGTTAAACGATCTATGAGTTGGGTGGATGGTGAATAA
- a CDS encoding glycerol-3-phosphate responsive antiterminator: MLHPFSYPIVPAIRDLKMIKHLKNTSVSSVFILEGDIFKIKEAVEFLKGNKKFVFIHIDLVQGIGKDYVGVKLVKEFVKADGILTTRSNLIDFGKELGLLTVQRIFLIDSKAFETGIAQVKKHKSNFVEVLPGLIPEFVSKVKDKILQPIVCGGLVQTKEQVELILKAGAIGVSTSKKELWNIY; encoded by the coding sequence ATGCTCCATCCTTTCTCTTATCCGATAGTTCCGGCGATTAGGGATTTGAAAATGATAAAACATCTGAAAAACACATCTGTAAGTTCAGTTTTCATTCTTGAAGGGGATATTTTTAAAATAAAAGAAGCTGTGGAGTTTTTAAAGGGAAATAAAAAGTTTGTGTTTATTCATATTGACCTTGTTCAGGGTATAGGAAAGGATTATGTTGGTGTAAAGCTTGTTAAAGAATTTGTCAAAGCAGATGGAATACTCACTACACGTTCGAATTTAATCGATTTTGGTAAAGAGTTGGGGCTTTTAACTGTTCAGAGAATATTTTTGATAGACTCAAAAGCATTTGAGACAGGAATAGCTCAGGTGAAAAAACATAAATCTAATTTTGTAGAAGTTTTACCGGGATTAATACCAGAGTTTGTAAGTAAAGTGAAAGATAAAATTTTGCAACCAATTGTTTGTGGTGGTTTAGTTCAGACAAAAGAGCAGGTTGAACTCATTCTAAAAGCTGGAGCCATTGGTGTCTCAACTTCAAAAAAAGAATTGTGGAATATTTATTGA
- a CDS encoding alkaline phosphatase: MKKYFSLILVLFVSILVLANFGVKNVIYFIGDGMGINQVLLASYIEGKTLNMMKAPYIGLITTYSANSLVTDSAAAGTALAAGFKTNNGMIGMLPDGTVIPSLFEVVAKYGVRTGIISTSRVTHATPGAFYGHVKSRRDENTLAEQLVNSDLYLVMGGGWRNFVATGGKRKDGKDLIALAKKKGFNYITTRSELMEYNGGRLLALFSSSHLSAASERAGEQPMLYEMVEKALEILSKDGEPFFLMVEGSQIDWESHGNDAYGVWKEVMEFDKAIGVALKFLETHPDTLIVITADHETGGLGLSTGGYALYADMVRKYQKTADWMVRNYDVENKEEFKATVKKFFGIDLTENDMARLKEAKYSSNPYMLGNTLGRILSEKARIGWTTYDHTAAPIPVFAFGAGAENFKGFMDNTDIPRIIAKLAGYSLSRETFVVESSK, from the coding sequence ATGAAAAAATATTTTAGTTTGATTCTTGTGTTATTTGTGTCTATTTTGGTGCTTGCTAATTTTGGAGTAAAAAACGTTATATATTTCATTGGAGATGGGATGGGGATTAATCAGGTTCTTTTAGCAAGCTATATTGAGGGAAAAACTTTGAACATGATGAAAGCACCTTACATTGGTTTGATTACAACATATTCAGCTAATTCTCTGGTAACAGATTCTGCAGCAGCCGGGACTGCATTGGCGGCTGGATTTAAAACGAATAACGGGATGATAGGAATGCTACCCGATGGCACAGTCATTCCATCACTTTTTGAAGTTGTTGCAAAATATGGAGTTAGAACAGGAATAATTTCTACTTCACGTGTCACACATGCTACTCCTGGTGCATTTTATGGTCATGTGAAAAGTCGACGAGATGAGAATACACTTGCAGAACAACTGGTAAACAGTGATTTATATTTAGTCATGGGCGGAGGCTGGAGAAACTTTGTAGCTACAGGTGGAAAACGAAAAGATGGCAAGGATCTTATTGCACTTGCAAAGAAAAAAGGTTTTAATTACATTACAACCAGATCTGAACTCATGGAATACAACGGAGGTAGATTGTTAGCATTATTCTCTTCAAGTCATCTTTCCGCAGCGAGTGAGAGGGCGGGAGAACAGCCCATGTTGTATGAAATGGTTGAAAAGGCTCTTGAAATACTTTCAAAAGATGGGGAGCCATTCTTCTTAATGGTCGAGGGATCTCAAATAGATTGGGAAAGTCATGGAAATGATGCTTATGGAGTCTGGAAAGAGGTTATGGAGTTTGATAAGGCTATAGGTGTAGCTCTTAAGTTCCTGGAAACACATCCTGACACACTTATAGTTATCACTGCTGACCATGAAACAGGTGGGTTAGGTCTTTCTACAGGTGGTTATGCACTTTATGCAGATATGGTAAGAAAGTATCAAAAGACAGCAGATTGGATGGTTAGAAATTATGATGTTGAAAACAAAGAAGAATTTAAAGCAACTGTGAAGAAATTCTTTGGTATTGATTTAACAGAAAACGATATGGCAAGATTAAAAGAAGCGAAATATTCAAGTAATCCTTATATGCTTGGAAATACCCTTGGAAGGATATTGAGTGAGAAAGCACGGATAGGATGGACAACTTATGATCATACTGCTGCTCCAATTCCTGTGTTTGCATTTGGTGCAGGAGCAGAAAACTTTAAAGGTTTCATGGATAATACAGATATTCCAAGAATAATTGCAAAACTTGCTGGTTATTCTTTATCAAGAGAAACATTTGTTGTTGAATCAAGTAAATAA